One Edaphobacter flagellatus genomic region harbors:
- a CDS encoding NAD(P)/FAD-dependent oxidoreductase produces the protein MPQPDVCIAGAGLIGLSLALELHRRGARVAVFDQAEPLAEASTAAAGMLASNDPENPQTLLKLSRLSVSLYPAFLDRIFELGGIPVPFHTCTTLQAINPQHHRIPKEALLGTDTLALLMPGLRTSGRHFLLLHENSLAPRELAAALLAAVRATSIDLRSSTPIRLARSGPKSVEVHAKGEVLTPARFVDCTGAWSFTPTIPAHLRVTPRKGQMLAVALPPSLPLHLVIRTPDIYIVPRTAEAEETRAIIGATVENAGFDKTVHPVDIARLRSQAVELLPALADAPALETWAGLRPATADSLPLLGQIAENQFVATGHYRNGILLAPATAHAMGQLLAGERTEIDLTPFSPLRSPRFT, from the coding sequence ATGCCTCAACCTGATGTCTGCATCGCGGGAGCCGGACTCATCGGCCTGTCCTTGGCTCTTGAGCTTCACCGGCGCGGAGCTCGCGTTGCGGTCTTCGATCAGGCAGAGCCACTCGCCGAAGCATCGACCGCCGCCGCCGGTATGCTGGCGTCAAATGACCCGGAGAATCCACAGACGCTGCTTAAACTATCGCGGCTCAGCGTGTCGCTCTATCCGGCATTTCTCGATCGTATCTTTGAGCTGGGCGGTATCCCGGTACCGTTTCATACCTGCACCACGCTGCAGGCCATCAACCCGCAGCATCACCGTATTCCTAAAGAGGCGCTGCTTGGCACCGACACGCTCGCGCTGCTGATGCCGGGGCTTCGCACGTCCGGACGCCACTTCCTGCTTCTTCATGAAAACAGCCTGGCTCCTCGCGAGCTTGCCGCAGCATTGCTTGCAGCCGTACGTGCCACCTCGATCGACCTGCGCAGCAGTACGCCGATCCGGCTTGCACGGTCTGGGCCAAAGAGCGTCGAGGTCCACGCCAAGGGCGAGGTGCTCACCCCTGCCCGTTTCGTCGACTGCACCGGGGCGTGGAGCTTTACGCCAACGATTCCTGCTCATCTACGTGTCACACCGCGGAAGGGCCAGATGCTGGCTGTTGCACTGCCGCCCTCTCTCCCGCTTCATCTCGTCATACGGACGCCGGATATCTATATAGTTCCGCGGACGGCCGAAGCAGAGGAAACTCGCGCCATTATCGGAGCAACCGTAGAAAATGCCGGCTTCGATAAGACGGTACATCCCGTTGACATTGCCAGGCTTCGTTCGCAGGCAGTGGAGCTGCTGCCCGCACTAGCCGATGCGCCTGCACTGGAGACCTGGGCCGGGCTGCGTCCAGCAACTGCCGACTCCCTCCCTTTGCTGGGCCAGATTGCGGAGAATCAGTTTGTTGCTACAGGGCACTACCGCAATGGGATTCTGCTGGCCCCGGCAACGGCACATGCGATGGGCCAGTTGCTGGCGGGTGAGCGCACGGAGATCGATCTGACTCCCTTTTCACCTCTGCGTTCACCGCGTTTTACGTGA
- a CDS encoding YifB family Mg chelatase-like AAA ATPase, with the protein MLFKARSAAVYGIDAHLIDVEIDFSQIKLDKEIFSTVGLPDAAVRESRDRVRSAIKNSGFEIPPTRITINLAPADLKKEGSGFDLPIAIGILGAYGALAISDLSDFLLVGELGLDGTVRAVPGMLPIAVAARANGIRNLIVPASNAREAAVVEGVNVYAVKTLLEVRELLNASANGAAGVSPLQMQASALLEETQHFPFDFKDVRGQHVAKRALEVAAAGGHNILMIGPPGSGKTMLAKRLPSILAPLKFEEALETTKIHSVAGVLDGEQGLVAHRPFRSPHHTISDAGLIGGGMVPRPGEVSLAHNGLLFLDELPEFPRNVLEVLRQPLEDGTVTISRAAMSLSFPARFMLAAAMNPCPCGYFNDRRRECMCTPPMIQRYVSKVSGPLLDRIDIHIEVPAVEYKELRGGAAAEGSTEIRERVLAARQRQHDRFGEVELKNGAGKSKVRRVFSNAQMTTQQIRTFCVLEPEAERMLERAMQQQGLSARAHDRILKVARTVADLDGAGNVGTKHIAEAIQYRTLDRGYWS; encoded by the coding sequence ATGCTTTTCAAGGCCCGCAGTGCAGCTGTCTATGGAATCGATGCTCACCTGATCGATGTTGAGATCGACTTCTCCCAGATCAAACTCGACAAAGAGATTTTCAGCACGGTCGGCCTGCCGGATGCAGCGGTGCGTGAGAGCCGCGACCGTGTGCGGTCGGCAATCAAGAACTCCGGCTTCGAGATTCCTCCGACGCGGATCACGATCAATCTGGCACCTGCTGATCTGAAGAAGGAGGGTTCGGGCTTCGACCTTCCGATTGCCATCGGAATCCTGGGAGCTTATGGCGCGCTGGCGATCAGCGATCTAAGCGACTTCCTGCTGGTAGGCGAACTTGGGCTCGATGGAACGGTTCGCGCCGTTCCGGGAATGTTGCCGATTGCGGTGGCGGCGCGCGCAAACGGGATCAGAAACCTGATCGTTCCAGCCAGCAACGCGCGTGAGGCTGCCGTGGTTGAAGGCGTGAATGTCTATGCGGTGAAGACGCTGCTCGAGGTGCGTGAGCTGCTGAACGCCTCGGCGAACGGAGCAGCTGGCGTGTCTCCGCTGCAGATGCAGGCGAGCGCGCTGCTGGAAGAGACACAGCATTTTCCTTTCGACTTCAAGGACGTTCGCGGACAGCATGTTGCCAAGCGCGCGCTTGAGGTGGCGGCTGCAGGCGGACATAACATCCTGATGATCGGGCCTCCAGGCTCGGGTAAGACGATGCTGGCGAAGCGACTGCCTTCGATTCTGGCTCCTCTGAAGTTTGAGGAGGCGCTGGAGACGACGAAGATTCATTCGGTCGCAGGCGTTCTGGACGGCGAGCAGGGGTTGGTTGCGCATCGGCCGTTTCGGTCACCGCACCATACGATCTCGGATGCGGGGTTGATTGGCGGAGGAATGGTTCCGCGGCCGGGCGAGGTTTCGCTGGCGCATAACGGGTTGCTCTTCCTGGATGAGTTGCCGGAGTTTCCTCGCAATGTACTCGAGGTGCTGCGGCAGCCGCTCGAAGATGGTACGGTGACGATCTCGCGGGCGGCGATGAGTTTGAGCTTTCCGGCTCGGTTTATGCTCGCGGCGGCGATGAATCCGTGTCCCTGCGGTTATTTCAACGACAGGCGTCGAGAGTGCATGTGTACGCCGCCGATGATCCAGCGGTATGTTTCGAAGGTTTCGGGGCCTCTGCTGGACAGGATCGACATCCATATAGAGGTTCCGGCGGTCGAGTACAAGGAGCTTCGCGGTGGTGCAGCGGCTGAGGGCTCGACGGAGATTCGCGAGCGGGTTCTGGCGGCTCGGCAGCGGCAGCATGATCGGTTTGGCGAAGTCGAGTTGAAGAACGGCGCAGGCAAGTCGAAGGTGCGGCGCGTCTTTTCGAACGCGCAGATGACGACGCAGCAGATCCGTACGTTCTGTGTGCTGGAGCCGGAGGCCGAGCGGATGCTGGAGCGGGCGATGCAGCAGCAGGGGCTCAGCGCTCGTGCGCATGACCGGATCTTGAAGGTGGCGCGGACGGTTGCCGATCTGGATGGCGCCGGGAATGTGGGGACGAAACATATCGCCGAGGCGATCCAATATCG
- a CDS encoding L-serine ammonia-lyase, with amino-acid sequence MNTSLFELFKIGIGPSSSHTVGPMRAALRFVQSLDAKSQLTDVARVTVDLYGSLALTGHGHGTDRAILLGLNGEAPDTVDPAIIEAELAAIRDTGTLYLLDLEAIPFTEAEHLIFHRDQMYPDADKPTHPNGMRFSAFDSAGALLAQDVFYSIGGGFILSAAEFEAQQNSAASTTRQVPYPFRSAVNLLATAKQHNLSIAELLLANEVALLSDITINRPQPANSILVTTSEAKVKASILTIWRTMQQCTERGLATEGILPGGLNVRRRAPRLARRLETEGSKDPLAPMDWVTVYAMAVNEENAAGGRVVTAPTNGAAGVIPAIGHYYMRFIDGANEEGIVRYFLTAAAIGILYKENASISGAEVGCQGEVGVACSMAAGGLVAALGGTNDQVEHAAEIAMEHNLGMTCDPIGGLVQIPCIERNGMGAVKAINATRMAMHETLGHKLSLDQVIATMYQTGLDMQSRYKETSLAGLALNIIEC; translated from the coding sequence GTGAATACCAGTCTCTTCGAGCTCTTCAAGATCGGCATCGGCCCCTCAAGTTCTCACACCGTCGGCCCGATGCGCGCGGCACTCCGCTTTGTCCAGTCACTCGACGCCAAGAGCCAACTCACCGACGTCGCCCGCGTCACCGTCGATCTCTACGGCTCGCTCGCCCTTACAGGACACGGACACGGAACCGACCGCGCCATCCTTCTCGGCCTCAATGGCGAAGCGCCCGACACGGTCGATCCAGCCATCATCGAGGCTGAGCTCGCCGCCATTCGCGACACTGGAACGCTCTACCTCCTCGACCTTGAGGCGATTCCCTTTACCGAAGCTGAGCACCTGATCTTCCACCGCGACCAGATGTATCCCGATGCGGATAAGCCGACACATCCGAACGGAATGCGCTTCTCGGCCTTCGACAGCGCCGGAGCATTGCTCGCACAGGATGTCTTCTACTCCATCGGAGGAGGTTTCATCCTCTCCGCCGCCGAATTCGAAGCACAGCAAAACTCGGCCGCATCCACAACCCGGCAAGTCCCGTATCCGTTCCGCAGCGCTGTTAACCTGCTGGCAACTGCAAAGCAGCACAACCTCTCGATTGCCGAACTGCTGCTAGCCAATGAAGTCGCACTACTTTCCGACATCACCATCAACCGGCCGCAACCGGCAAACAGCATATTGGTGACAACCTCGGAAGCCAAGGTCAAAGCCAGCATCCTTACCATCTGGCGAACGATGCAGCAGTGCACCGAACGCGGTCTCGCCACCGAAGGCATTCTTCCCGGAGGTCTTAACGTCCGTCGCCGTGCTCCGCGACTGGCTCGACGGCTCGAGACGGAAGGCTCCAAAGATCCACTTGCGCCGATGGATTGGGTCACCGTCTATGCAATGGCCGTCAACGAAGAAAATGCCGCCGGAGGCCGCGTCGTCACCGCGCCAACAAACGGAGCCGCAGGCGTCATCCCCGCCATCGGCCACTACTACATGCGCTTTATCGACGGAGCCAACGAAGAAGGCATCGTCCGCTACTTCCTCACTGCAGCCGCCATCGGCATCCTCTATAAGGAGAACGCCTCGATCTCCGGCGCTGAGGTCGGCTGCCAGGGCGAGGTCGGCGTCGCCTGTTCGATGGCCGCAGGTGGACTGGTCGCAGCCTTGGGAGGAACAAACGATCAGGTTGAACACGCCGCCGAGATCGCCATGGAACACAACCTCGGCATGACCTGCGACCCCATCGGCGGGCTTGTCCAGATACCCTGCATCGAACGCAATGGCATGGGAGCCGTAAAAGCCATCAACGCTACCCGCATGGCCATGCACGAGACGCTAGGCCACAAGCTGTCGCTCGACCAGGTAATCGCAACGATGTACCAGACTGGACTCGATATGCAGTCCCGCTACAAGGAGACGTCGCTCGCCGGACTCGCGCTGAACATCATTGAGTGCTAA
- a CDS encoding acetyl-CoA C-acetyltransferase: protein MNDVVIVSAVRTPVGKFQGALSDLSAIELGAIAVRESVRKASADAGFSASVDECIMGCVLPAGLGQNPARQAALRGGLSDTVSALTINMVCGSGLRAIALAAQNIMTGDAEVVVAGGMESMSNAPYLLPAARKGMRMGDSAAVDSMVRDGLWCACENYHMGITGENVAEKHSITREEQDRYALESHRRAAAAWREGRFDAEVIPVEVAGKKGAVTVVKRDESVREDATLEALAALKPAFKKDGTVTAGNAPGVNDAAAAVVVMSATKAKALGLKPLVTIKAHATSGVAPKWVMLAPVTGVQNVLRKAGWDRDEVDLYELNEAFSVQALGVTKELGLSLDNVNVNGGAVAIGHPIGASGARVLVTLVHEMIRRDVKKGVAALCLGGGNSVALAVER from the coding sequence ATGAACGATGTCGTGATTGTGTCGGCGGTGCGAACACCAGTAGGCAAATTTCAAGGTGCTCTCTCTGATCTTTCCGCGATAGAGCTGGGAGCAATCGCAGTGCGCGAGTCAGTGCGAAAAGCCTCTGCCGATGCGGGTTTTAGCGCTTCTGTCGATGAGTGCATCATGGGCTGCGTTCTTCCTGCGGGTCTCGGTCAGAACCCTGCGCGACAGGCTGCGCTGCGTGGCGGACTCAGCGATACCGTCTCTGCGCTGACGATCAACATGGTGTGCGGAAGCGGTCTGCGTGCTATCGCTCTTGCGGCGCAAAACATTATGACGGGTGATGCCGAGGTTGTCGTCGCCGGCGGTATGGAGTCGATGTCGAACGCTCCGTACCTTCTGCCGGCAGCGCGCAAGGGAATGCGCATGGGCGACTCCGCCGCGGTCGATTCAATGGTCCGCGACGGTCTGTGGTGCGCCTGCGAGAACTATCACATGGGCATCACCGGCGAGAACGTCGCGGAGAAGCACAGCATCACGCGCGAAGAACAGGATCGCTACGCGCTCGAATCACACCGCCGTGCTGCGGCCGCCTGGCGCGAAGGCCGCTTCGACGCCGAGGTCATTCCGGTTGAAGTTGCAGGCAAGAAGGGCGCTGTCACCGTGGTGAAGCGTGATGAAAGCGTGCGCGAGGATGCAACACTTGAAGCATTAGCTGCTTTGAAGCCCGCTTTCAAAAAGGATGGGACGGTCACCGCCGGCAATGCTCCTGGAGTGAACGATGCAGCCGCAGCAGTGGTTGTGATGTCGGCAACGAAGGCTAAAGCACTGGGGCTGAAGCCATTGGTGACGATCAAGGCACACGCCACCAGCGGTGTCGCGCCGAAGTGGGTGATGCTGGCTCCCGTAACCGGAGTCCAGAACGTGCTGAGGAAGGCGGGATGGGACCGCGACGAAGTCGATCTGTATGAACTGAATGAGGCCTTCAGCGTGCAGGCTCTGGGGGTAACGAAAGAGCTTGGCTTGTCGCTCGACAACGTGAATGTGAACGGCGGAGCTGTGGCGATCGGACATCCGATCGGAGCCAGCGGAGCCCGTGTGCTGGTGACGCTGGTTCACGAGATGATCCGGCGGGATGTGAAGAAGGGCGTCGCAGCGCTTTGCTTGGGAGGCGGAAATTCGGTTGCTTTAGCGGTAGAACGGTGA